A genomic region of Arachis stenosperma cultivar V10309 chromosome 9, arast.V10309.gnm1.PFL2, whole genome shotgun sequence contains the following coding sequences:
- the LOC130951982 gene encoding cytochrome P450 CYP82J17-like — protein sequence MDFLSLPTITILVALALFLIYNIWKINKSCDDETKKLQAPELPGALPLIGHLHLLGAKTPLARIFASLADKHGPIFQIHLGAYPALVICNKDAIKECFTTNDVVLASRPKSSHGIHLGYNFAGFGFAPYGPYWTKLRKLAMLELLSPRRIESLRHVYESEVDTLINDLLSYLGADSGVKVVISEWLERLTFNIIIKMIAGKRYFSYLKDADDEESHRIVKLVKEFMHISGELVPSDLIPIIGWLPVQGQVLKNMKRIAKDLDTIVGNWVEEHDVKNDDQKKKNYSSSEKQYFIDFMLSVIEDDPASGHTRDNIIKANIMNIMLAGSDTTSSTMTWILSLLLNNKHALKRAKDEIDLHVGKDKMVKASDIKNLVYLQAILKETLRLYPAGPLLVPHEAREDCYIHGYYVPKGTRVFANVWKLHRDPSIWAEPEKFSPERFINGNGEVNEDQNFEYLPFGSGRRACPGSTFAIQVILITLARLLQKFDLEVPIKGEAIDMREGLGITLPKLTPLQIILTPR from the exons ATGGATTTCCTTTCACTTCCTACAATAACAATTCTGGTAGCTTTAGCTCTATTTCTTATCTACAACATATGGAAGATCAACAAAAGTTGTGATGATGAAACCAAGAAGCTTCAAGCACCAGAACTACCAGGTGCTTTACCTTTGATTGGTCACCTCCATTTACTAGGAGCCAAAACACCACTTGCAAGAATCTTTGCTTCTTTAGCCGATAAGCATGGCCCCATATTCCAAATCCATTTAGGAGCATACCCTGCCCTTGTAATTTGCAACAAGGATGCAATCAAAGAGTGTTTCACTacaaacgacgtcgttttagCTTCGCGCCCAAAGTCAAGCCATGGAATTCACCTTGGTTACAACTTTGCAGGGTTTGGATTTGCTCCTTATGGCCCCTATTGGACCAAGCTGAGGAAGCTAGCCATGCTTGAACTTCTATCGCCGCGCCGCATCGAATCTTTGAGGCATGTTTATGAATCCGAGGTTGATACTTTGATCAATGATTTGTTGTCTTATCTTGGTGCAGATTCAGGGGTTAAGGTTGTCATAAGTGAGTGGTTGGAACGCCTCACATTCAATATAATCATAAAGATGATTGCCGGAAAGAG GTATTTTAGCTACTTGAAAGATGCGGACGATGAAGAATCACATAGAATTGTGAAGCTTGTAAAAGAGTTCATGCACATTTCTGGTGAGCTTGTTCCTTCAGATTTGATTCCAATTATTGGATGGTTACCAGTACAAGGGCAAGTGCTAAAGAACATGAAACGAATTGCAAAGGATTTGGATACAATTGTGGGAAATTGGGTTGAAGAGCATGATGTGAAGAATGAtgatcaaaagaaaaagaactactcATCAAGTGAGAAACAATATTTCATTGACTTTATGCTTTCTGTTATTGAAGATGATCCTGCCTCTGGCCATACCCGGGACAATATCATCAAGGCAAATATTATG AATATAATGTTGGCGGGGTCAGACACAACGTCCAGCACAATGACATGGATCCTATCCCTTTTATTGAACAACAAACATGCTTTGAAGCGTGCAAAGGACGAAATTGACCTTCATGTGGGTAAGGACAAAATGGTAAAAGCATCCGACATAAAAAACCTAGTGTATTTACAAGCAATTTTGAAAGAAACTCTAAGATTATATCCAGCAGGGCCTCTATTAGTACCTCATGAGGCAAGAGAAGATTGTTACATTCATGGCTATTACGTACCAAAAGGGACACGTGTCTTTGCCAATGTATGGAAGCTACATAGAGATCCAAGCATTTGGGCAGAACCTGAGAAATTTTCACCAGAAAGATTTATTAATGGAAATGGAGAAGTTAATGAAGATCAGAATTTCGAATACCTTCCATTTGGTTCAGGTAGAAGGGCTTGTCCTGGATCAACATTCGCCATTCAAGTGATTCTGATAACACTTGCTCGCTTGCTTCAAAAGTTTGATTTGGAAGTTCCAATAAAGGGTGAGGCTATTGATATGAGAGAAGGGTTGGGCATAACCTTGCCCAAGTTAACTCCCTTGCAAATCATTTTGACCCCACGCTAA
- the LOC130948052 gene encoding ER lumen protein-retaining receptor-like → MGKKRGSEMNVLFGWLMKLSIKVKIFLGTLVALCALVALGFTIKDHEYFFVVAEAVHLAGTIVLLYKLFTKKTCSGLSLKTQEITALYLSGRLICGMLLRNVVGIYMYIMLDLVFLLSTLLTIWKIRFKLKSSYIKELDTVRVPFMVVSCAILAIIIHPRSSDFSFTNTLWAFCVYLEAISVFPQLRFMQNAKMVETFTGYYVFSLGISRFLALAQWIIQIYKTRGTYLFLLGSGNIWFLAALLAEMVQSFILADFCYYYLKSFKQGQLLRKMPI, encoded by the exons ATGGGAAAAAAGAGGGGATCCGAAATGAACGTTTTATTTGGATGGTTGATGAAGTTATCTATCAAAGTTAAAATCTTTTTGGGAACATTGGTTGCGCTTTGTGCTTTGGTGGCTCTAGGTTTTACCATCAAAGATCATGAATATTTCTTCGTAGTCGCTGAAGCTGTTCATCTTGCTGGGACTATTGTCCTCTTATACAAGCTCTTCACCAAGAAAACTTGCTCTG GTTTATCACTTAAAACCCAAGAGATCACAGCTTTGTACCTATCAGGAAGATTAATTTGTGGCATGCTGTTGAGAAATGTTGTTGGCATCTACATGTACATTATGCTAGACTTGGTATTTCTCTTGTCAACATTACTCACAATATGGAAGATAAGGTTCAAATTGAAGTCCTCCTATATTAAAGAGCTTGACACCGTACGAGTGCCTTTTATG GTGGTGAGTTGTGCAATCCTTGCGATAATAATCCACCCGCGTTCAAGTGATTTTTCTTTCACTAACACCCTTTGGGCATTCTGTGTGTACTTGGAAGCCATTTCAGTTTTCCCTCAACTTCGTTTCATGCAAAATGCAAAG ATGGTTGAAACATTTACAGGATACTATGTGTTTTCGCTTGGTATTTCAAGATTCTTGGCATTGGCTCAATGGATAATTCAG ATCTATAAGACTCGAGGAACATATCTATTTTTGCTAGGTAGTGGCAATATTTGGTTCTTGGCAGCCTTGCTAGCAGAAATGGTACAATCGTTTATTTTGGCTGATTTTTGTTACTATTACTTAAAAAg CTTCAAACAAGGCCAACTTTTGAGGAAAATGCCAATTTAA